The Mytilus galloprovincialis chromosome 2, xbMytGall1.hap1.1, whole genome shotgun sequence genome has a window encoding:
- the LOC143064791 gene encoding male-specific lethal 1 homolog, whose translation MTGDRLKHDVSGDVGRSDGRSGVTRRRLAKPTSLRENGSLKFENDLALALKESLKYAKQMDSDPKPMEDSSLRRNNIENQKNELETKSSISSRLMDTYGEKQLKELLVLHIDLIQHQQELVIQKDRQIKQIKQERDNLKCRLDRMERRMSLLKHRVPDVELNDSPQRQRGDQHPSTQCLSENIPSHTSERSLKRKRASFEPMNLSKRFVTDSSVESRNKPADTKLQPKVDRTNRSRSRTFTIPTEEIYNAWGYRARPGQIAADPSMLKELQKRTSIKKTDNVDNSVLRTKDNYHISFYQPVAEHIEIENNTDLLKGAQSQLTVECPHWRIKMYTNQWGLEGTENMEDEIYTKRHTKPEIEEKRRKRWDLQRSREQAAYEKLKEKEKGADVPVEENSNSVESFYPSLDNITHLEITDKIPVMVFGHGIPKMDTTGFKLPWDVNMKKGHSHLRTRHTRNT comes from the exons ATGACGGGTGATCGTTTGAAACATGATGTATCCGGCGACGTCGGGAGGTCAGATGGTAGATCTGGAGTAACAAGACGTCGCCTGGCAAAACCGACTTCTCTTAGAGAAAACGgatcattaaaatttgaaaacgaCCTTGCATTGGCGCTGAAAGAAAGTTTGAAGTATGCTAAACAAATGGATAGCGACCCAAAACCAATGGAAGATTCGTCTTTAAGGAGAAACAATATTGAAAATCAAAAGAACGAACTAGAAACAAAGTCTTCCATCTCATCCAGACTAATGGATACATATGGTGAGAAGCAGTTGAAAGAACTTTTAGTGTTGCATATCGATCTAATACAACACCAGCAAGAGTTGGTTATTCAGAAAGACCgacaaattaaacaaatcaaacaagaGAGGGATAAT CTAAAATGTAGACTAGATAGGATGGAAAGACGAATGTCTCTTCTAAAGCATAGAGTACCTGATGTAGAATTAAATGATAGTCCACAAAGACAAAGAGGTGATCAACATCCCTCTACACAGTGTTTGTCTGAAAATATACCATCACATACATCAGAGAGGTCATTGAAAAG GAAAAGAGCCAGTTTTGAACCAATGAATCTCAGTAAGCGTTTCGTCACAGATTCCAGTGTAGAAAGTAGAAACAAACCAGCAGACACTAAATTACAACCAAAAGTTGATAGAACTAACAGAAGTCGAAGTAGAACTTTCACTATACCCACCGAGGAAATATACAATGCTTGGGGATACAGGGCCAGACCTGGTCAGATAGCTGCAGATCCTAGTATGCTTAAGGAACTTCAAAAAAGAACAAGTATTAAGAAAACAGACAATGTAGACAATAGTGTTTTGCGTACCAAAGACAATTATCACATTTCATTTTATCAACCTGTAGCAGAACatattgaaatagaaaataacaCTGATTTGCTGAAAGGTGCTCAGTCTCAGTTAACAG TTGAATGTCCACATTGGAGGATAAAAATGTATACCAATCAGTGGGGACTGGAAGGAACAGAG AATATGGAAGATGAAATTTATACAAAGAGGCACACTAAACCAGAAATAGAAGAAAAGAGAAGAAAGAG ATGGGATTTGCAAAGATCTAGAGAGCAGGCTGCATATgagaaattgaaagaaaaagaaaaaggtgCTGATGTTCCTGTAGAGGAAAACTCCAATTCTGTGGAATCATTTTATCCTTCTCTTGATAATA ttacTCATTTAGAAATCACAGATAAAATTCCAGTGATGGTGTTTGGTCATGGAATACCAAAAATGGACACAAC TGGCTTCAAGTTGCCCTGGGATGTAAATATGAAGAAAGGACATAGCCATTTACGCACACGACACACAAGGAATACATAA